Proteins found in one Dryobates pubescens isolate bDryPub1 chromosome 1, bDryPub1.pri, whole genome shotgun sequence genomic segment:
- the CCDC51 gene encoding mitochondrial potassium channel: protein MGPMKYKSSMSSVSCGLQYHHSLIKWSPKMNVHIVRTYCSSAPKRPEAKSAVEVATALFHRLTEAGTVLGKNSLQKMSATCKSWWDRYEEFVGINEVREAQGKVTEAENVFMVARGIVREARESVEAQQIKLKEIRDRLDRVSRDDTQYLELATLEHRLLQEEKRYRAAYLNAEESEREKFALFSAAVRESHEKERTRAEKTKNWSIIGSVLGAIIGVLGSTYVNRVRLQELKVLVLEAQKGPINLQEAIKEQASSYYSQQKDLGDVIADLKNVLQTRTSQEIKGGTLLTREEKSNSMKIDSLLIPLNEQLNYTKQVSSCLGSLQQQLSGLQESIVQVIGEVQAVKAAVRSRPMERVTPKSSAEGKSQASAMRDVILELCDTEQRLETQIKRNSIYSTAVTCAVFAVTLPVLYVILKGN, encoded by the exons ATGGGGCCAATGAAATATAAGTCAAGCATGTCCTCAGTGTCCTGTGGTCTGCAGTATCACCATTCCTTGATAAAGTGGAGTCCAAAAATGAATGTGCACATAGTGCGGACTTACTGCTCCTCAGCACCTAAGAGGCCTGAAGCCAAGTCTGCAGTAGAAGTGGCCACAGCTCTTTTTCATCGTCTGACAGAAGCTGGGACTGTTCTGGGAAAAAACTCCCTTCAGAAAATGTCTGCAACGTGCAAGAGCTGGTGGGACAGATACGAAGAGTTTGTTGGAATCAATGAAGTTCGAGAGGCTCAGGGAAAAGTGACAGAG GCTGAAAATGTCTTCATGGTAGCTCGAGGGATTGTACGAGAGGCTCGTGAAAGCGTGGAAGCCCAGCAGATTAAACTGAAGGAAATTCGGGACCGCCTAGACAGAGTCTCTCGAGATGACACCCAGTATTTAGAACTGGCTACGCTGGAGCATAGATTGCTGCAG gaggagaagaggtaCCGAGCTGCATACTTAAATGCAGAAGAATCTGAGAGAGAAAAATTTGctctcttctctgcagctgtaaGGGAAAGCCATGAAAAAGAGCGAACAAGAGCTGAAAAAACAAAGAACTGGTCTATTATTGGTTCTGTCCTGGGAGCCATTATAGGTGTTCTTGGTTCCACCTACGTTAATCGAGTAAGGCTGCAAGAGTTGAAAGTCTTGGTGCTTGAAGCACAGAAGGGCCCAATAAATTTGCAAGAAGCCATCAAGGAACAGGCCTCCAGCTATTACTCACAGCAGAAGGATCTCGGTGATGTCATAGCAGACCTGAAAAATGTGCTCCAAACAAGGACATCACAGGAAATAAAAGGTGGCACTTTGTtaactagagaagagaagagtaaCTCCATGAAAATAGATTCTCTTCTGATTCCTTTGAACGAGCAGCTGAACTACACTAAACAAGTTAGTTCGTGTCTCGGAAGTTTACAGCAGCAGTTGAGCGGTCTTCAGGAGAGCATAGTGCAAGTTATTGGCGAAGTGCAGGCTGTTAAAGCTGCAGTCCGTTCTAGACCCATGGAAAGGGTGACCCCAAAGTCATCAGCAGAGGGTAAGAGCCAGGCCTCTGCCATGAGGGATGTCATTTTAGAATTGTGTGATACCGAGCAGAGACTGGAAACACAAATCAAGAGAAATTCTATTTACAGCACTGCAGTGACATGTGCTGTGTTTGCTGTTACTCTGCCAGTACTCTACGTGATCCTTAAAGGAAACTGA